From Diceros bicornis minor isolate mBicDic1 chromosome 8, mDicBic1.mat.cur, whole genome shotgun sequence, a single genomic window includes:
- the LOC131409829 gene encoding collagen alpha-1(I) chain-like — protein MIRRQENCLSVSHRLCQTQAPPATTGQISTRPGPGRPTTAAAAEPAQPVPAAPDGGEKRGGPPEPDFPAVERKRRRSGCGAGRRGGAGPVGCPRVTGRRGRERLRADAGLLAPLWCGRPGGEETEDASRSPQDSYSVSPDAAVHSASQRAPAPRAPPPRAAPSGSGEDAPTPLPLSGSGPASTYPTQRAGHSSAQGPYLPFPLGQRASLPSLPRRPHPRVQRAGASLKLRPGLLPARRWYLPGPMGLTRTTQRQDVRSDGTTASTALRPAPASSPPRIRPPTPPSRAHDETKGWGRCTSHVRGRDCVLPALPSFRNSTFLLNRAEVGLGGRGPEAGHGLGRRVDERRKPLD, from the coding sequence ATGATCCGGCGGCAGGAAAACTGTCTCTCCGTGTCGCACCGGCTCTGCCAGACACAGGCGCCTCCTGCAACAACGGGGCAGATCAGCACTCGCCCAGGCCCCGGGCGCCCGACGACCGCGGCGGCGGCAGAGCCAGCGCAGCCCGTGCCTGCTGCGCCCGACGGCGGCGAGAAGCGCGGCGGGCCGCCGGAGCCTGACTTCCCGGCCGTGGAAAGGAAGAGGCGTAGGAGTGGGTGCGGGGCCGGCCGGCGAGGAGGGGCTGGGCCTGTGGGCTGCCCCCGCGTCACCGGGAGACGGGGGAGGGAACGGCTGCGGGCGGACGCCGGGCTCCTCGCTCCGCTCTGGTGCGGCCGACCGGGAGGAGAGGAAACGGAGGACGCCTCGCGCTCCCCGCAGGACAGCTATTCCGTGTCGCCCGACGCCGCCGTCCACTCCGCCTCCCAGCGCGCCCCCGCGCCGCGAGCCCCGCCACCACGCGCCGCGCCATCCGGCTCCGGCGAGGACGcgcccactcccctccccctcagcGGGAGCGGCCCGGCTTCCACCTACCCCACCCAGCGGGCTGGTCACTCGAGCGCCCAGGGCCCGTACCTCCCCTTCCCCCTCGGCCAGCGggccagcctcccctccctcccccgccgtcCACACCCACGCGTACAGAGGGCCGGGGCCTCCCTCAAGCTGCGGCCGGGCCTCCTCCCCGCGCGGCGGTGGTACCTCCCCGGCCCTATGGGGCTCACGCGCACGACACAGCGACAAGATGTCCGCTCTGACGGAACTACTGCCAGCACCGCgctccgccccgcccccgcctctTCACCGCCGCGGATCCGTCCGCCAACGCCGCCGTCGCGAGCGCACGACGAGACTAAGGGGTGGGGACGCTGTACTTCCCACGTCCGGGGCCGAGACTGTGTGCTACCCGCTCTCCCTTCTTTTCGGAACAGCACCTTCTTACTAAACAGAGCGGAGGTTGGACTGGGAGGGCGGGGGCCAGAGGCGGGTCATGGGCTGGGAAGAAGGGTAGACGAGCGGCGGAAACCCTTAGACTGA